The proteins below come from a single Micromonospora citrea genomic window:
- a CDS encoding YbaB/EbfC family nucleoid-associated protein, which translates to MALAESVDRDANRALRARFDEVYGNYQRLRSGLDELQARLAELRVTERSEDGQVTATVGARGDLISVEIHPSVYHDRDAKALSRKITTTVHRAGAAAVSATQELVAGYLPAGSGAVDFLRTGDFGSLLGRADSALRRGE; encoded by the coding sequence GTGGCGTTGGCCGAGAGCGTGGACCGGGACGCCAATCGCGCGCTGCGGGCGCGGTTCGACGAGGTGTACGGGAACTACCAGCGACTACGGTCCGGTCTGGACGAGTTGCAGGCCCGGCTCGCCGAGCTGCGGGTGACGGAGCGCTCCGAGGACGGCCAGGTGACCGCCACCGTCGGGGCTCGGGGCGACCTCATCTCGGTGGAGATCCACCCCTCCGTCTACCACGACCGGGACGCGAAGGCGTTGAGCCGGAAGATCACCACCACGGTGCACAGGGCCGGTGCGGCGGCGGTGTCCGCCACGCAGGAGCTGGTGGCCGGATATCTGCCCGCCGGTTCCGGTGCGGTCGACTTTCTGCGTACGGGTGACTTCGGGTCGTTGCTGGGCCGGGCGGACTCGGCGCTGCGCCGGGGCGAGTGA
- a CDS encoding aldehyde dehydrogenase family protein has translation MESAAFYVASRPAHGEGELTVHHPYDGRAVGRTTLATTDQVEAAVAAAAGVAAEAAALPAHARAAALDHVSRRLAERADEVALLITAEGGKPLKWARAEVGRAISTFRWAAEEARRFSGELQRLDTDPTATGRIALVRRAPKGPVLGITPFNFPLNLVAHKVAPAVAVGAPIVVKPAPATPLSALLLGELLAETDLPEGMFSVLPLPNERAAELVADPRLPVVSFTGSGPVGAAIRRAVPDKHVTLELGGNAAAVICEDWNTDEDLTYAAHRIATFANYQAGQSCIAVQRVYVHEWLYDAFLPRLVAAVQELRTGDPSDELTDVGPLVSEEAARRVEAWVDEAVTAGATIEVGGRREGATYPPTVLTGVPADARVSAEEVFGPVLVVARVEHDRAAFAAVNDSAYGLQAGVFTHRLDVAFAAHRALEVGGVVVGDVPSYRADQMPYGGVKGSGVGREGLRSAMEDYTDPRVMVLTGVTL, from the coding sequence GTGGAGTCCGCAGCGTTCTACGTCGCCTCCCGCCCCGCCCACGGCGAGGGCGAGCTGACCGTCCACCACCCGTACGACGGGCGCGCCGTCGGGCGTACCACCCTGGCCACGACCGACCAGGTCGAGGCGGCCGTCGCGGCAGCCGCCGGGGTGGCGGCGGAGGCCGCGGCCCTGCCCGCGCACGCCCGCGCGGCGGCCCTCGACCACGTGTCCCGGCGGCTCGCCGAGCGGGCCGACGAGGTCGCACTGCTCATCACCGCCGAAGGTGGCAAGCCGCTGAAGTGGGCGCGGGCCGAGGTAGGCCGGGCCATCTCCACCTTTCGCTGGGCCGCCGAGGAGGCCCGGCGGTTCTCCGGCGAACTGCAACGCCTCGACACCGACCCGACCGCCACCGGGCGGATCGCGCTGGTCCGGCGGGCGCCCAAGGGCCCGGTGCTCGGCATCACCCCGTTCAACTTCCCGCTCAACCTGGTCGCGCACAAGGTCGCCCCGGCCGTCGCGGTGGGCGCGCCGATCGTCGTGAAACCCGCCCCGGCCACCCCGCTGTCGGCGCTGCTGCTCGGCGAACTGCTCGCCGAGACCGACCTGCCGGAGGGAATGTTCTCGGTGCTGCCGCTGCCCAACGAGCGCGCCGCCGAACTGGTCGCCGACCCCCGGCTGCCGGTGGTGTCGTTCACCGGCTCCGGCCCGGTCGGCGCGGCGATCCGGCGCGCCGTGCCCGACAAGCACGTCACCCTGGAGCTGGGCGGCAACGCCGCCGCCGTGATCTGCGAGGACTGGAACACCGACGAGGACCTGACGTACGCGGCGCACCGCATCGCGACGTTCGCCAACTACCAGGCCGGGCAGTCCTGCATCGCCGTGCAGCGGGTCTACGTGCACGAATGGCTCTACGACGCGTTCCTGCCCCGACTGGTCGCGGCCGTGCAGGAGCTGCGCACCGGCGACCCGTCCGACGAGCTGACCGACGTGGGCCCGCTGGTGTCGGAGGAGGCCGCCCGACGGGTCGAGGCCTGGGTGGACGAGGCGGTCACCGCCGGCGCCACCATCGAGGTGGGCGGCCGGCGCGAGGGTGCCACCTACCCGCCGACGGTGCTCACCGGGGTGCCGGCCGACGCGAGGGTCAGCGCCGAGGAGGTCTTCGGGCCGGTGCTGGTGGTCGCCCGCGTCGAGCACGACCGGGCCGCGTTCGCCGCAGTCAACGACTCGGCGTACGGGCTCCAGGCCGGCGTCTTCACGCACCGGCTGGACGTCGCCTTCGCCGCGCACCGCGCCTTGGAGGTCGGCGGGGTGGTCGTCGGGGACGTGCCGTCCTACCGGGCCGACCAGATGCCGTACGGCGGGGTGAAGGGCAGCGGGGTCGGGCGCGAGGGCCTGCGCAGCGCCATGGAGGACTACACCGACCCGCGCGTCATGGTGCTGACCGGGGTGACGTTGTAG
- a CDS encoding threonine ammonia-lyase, with the protein MSRIDEPGPAGPVRADVEEAARRLAGQVVRTPVLRSPAIDRLAGVRVLIKAENLQHGGSYKMRGASLAVGRLAAGGHGGVVAQSTGNHAVAVALAARWRGLAATVVLPADAAPTKVARARAAGARIVLADTAAERLALTRELSAATGHPVVDAYDHPDVIAGQGSASLELIEDAERAGTPLDALVLPVGGGGGAAGACLAATGRPIEVYGVEPVGCDSLARSLAAGRPTPVPPAPTIADGLRPACVGKLPFAILRTALRGVVRVDDEQIAAAFRLLLLELKVLAEPSGAAGLAGALRIAADGRHHTVGVVLTGGNVEAELVARLAADRFAQVTSVEGAAA; encoded by the coding sequence ATGTCCCGCATCGACGAGCCTGGCCCGGCCGGCCCGGTCCGGGCCGACGTCGAGGAGGCCGCCCGCCGGCTGGCCGGCCAGGTGGTGCGCACCCCGGTGTTGCGCTCACCGGCGATCGACCGGCTGGCCGGCGTCCGGGTGCTGATCAAGGCGGAGAACCTCCAGCACGGCGGCTCGTACAAGATGCGCGGCGCGTCGCTGGCGGTCGGCCGGCTCGCGGCCGGCGGGCACGGCGGCGTCGTCGCGCAGAGCACCGGCAACCACGCGGTGGCGGTGGCGCTGGCGGCGCGCTGGCGCGGGCTGGCCGCCACCGTGGTGCTGCCGGCGGACGCGGCGCCGACCAAGGTCGCCCGGGCGCGGGCGGCGGGGGCCCGGATCGTGCTGGCCGACACCGCCGCGGAGCGGCTCGCGCTGACCCGCGAACTCAGCGCCGCCACCGGTCACCCGGTCGTCGACGCGTACGACCACCCGGACGTGATCGCCGGGCAGGGCAGCGCCAGCCTGGAGCTGATCGAGGACGCCGAGCGGGCCGGCACCCCGCTGGACGCGCTGGTGCTGCCGGTCGGCGGCGGCGGTGGGGCGGCCGGCGCCTGCCTCGCCGCCACCGGCCGGCCGATTGAGGTGTACGGCGTGGAGCCGGTCGGCTGCGACTCGCTGGCCCGGAGCCTGGCCGCCGGCCGGCCGACCCCGGTCCCGCCGGCGCCGACGATCGCCGACGGGCTGCGGCCGGCCTGTGTGGGCAAGCTGCCGTTCGCCATCCTGCGCACCGCGCTGCGCGGGGTGGTCCGGGTCGACGACGAGCAGATCGCTGCGGCGTTCCGGCTGCTGCTGCTGGAGCTGAAGGTGCTGGCCGAGCCGTCCGGGGCGGCCGGCCTGGCCGGCGCGCTGCGGATTGCGGCGGACGGCCGGCACCACACCGTCGGCGTGGTGCTGACCGGTGGAAACGTCGAGGCAGAACTGGTGGCCCGGTTGGCGGCCGACCGGTTCGCCCAGGTCACGAGTGTGGAAGGGGCGGCGGCATGA
- a CDS encoding toxin glutamine deamidase domain-containing protein, which translates to MSLLPSPIPHPLDYSPWDLPGWVYEALDWVIGVEWPEGNERAVWELADQWYSVATALAGPRADAVAAAGEVRGGYGGVGAVTAAFDTAWRRVAEGDEAPLPVLLAVSTELGRLVEECGCDIEGAKLEVWIELGILVIELLSLAVATVLTAGAASPAAGAAITATRLIVQQIFKRLMAQLARKSLKQGLKEAGERAAKEVTKGGVRGMGRRVALGGLSEAAEESGVNLATQAYQNSTGRRHGLDLTELGTTAVGGLAGGAVAPLAGLGRHATGRGARIGEHVGREMTGEVMAEQAASLATGQGLTSVEDAARAAVSGARGSATAQADAALQARLDGQLSALAGISLPSTAGTGGISVPPDAPTDAASVAVPGAGAGSTAHGSGVSAGGTGEGHRGAEAVPPPRQSPESQTASPEPSTTPTVRVGDTTEGVTAAGVERASATVPVPSALPEPATSPTLSSVTTTPVAANAAVSTGTDVQTTASGGVPSSVGSGNAAGGAGVPAAPVAASAVGAGATVGTPAGGQTPVTHPEPRTAGASVPVAGHAPPVPSPETAGRGAAGAGSAHPPQAPPTRLPPLDAPAPTPNPHVRSDSTAAGQDGSSVLQIRTPEWYAARWAVDRDAFERRRYRGYFESQRAWFEDKRRFDEVTRLRARAEEYDQRARDFAAHASYLRQTGQARQAARWQLAADDEMRAYGECLDYAEAVLAGSAVPSVVGVVDPADFRRINDDVGDLALGAVETGDRSALTGDDHPPPVDRSRSYGQPGGLRPPLALHQTDIERRMPREPDGSVKRTADPRLGGWFRLVNDGGPEADPTRAINCIDCTLSMFDTWMHGRPRVAAPRTFDAYLAGDVTRPINGEQGGIGRVEDVTGGRFQRLCQPTDDVQGAERQRAIDAGYRNLHDQLRIGGHGSFAFIVNSWEGGGSHIWVALNQHGTVLYLDPQTRVLSDAPLYRHRGTPHPYNAVDTEVLVLGPDARPMPLGGLRRGRFSERPDLPEHPPVETDQGYGEPYLNRMHLLDGPGSVGPGAAQAEDGPDQGRRGGPAGLASQLSSEELAALTDLHAKAAAAADGVESALTQVGRRVTDTLQLDRSVALRDREFRLKSLDSLVRKYLDEAQAVGVSIEDFAAEVNDVLRFTFSMPSKDRYGQAVRAVIAELIEAGYTVHPEACKNFWRAGNRFYGFNCTVVSPQGQTFELQLHSDQSRNAWLSTHQSYEVLRRSSEPPERRVRALLKMLATNRELGMPGQVPRDLHEDFPTKDSTFAKWILANRRVWGDYLHWLRRQGRSFSEAVGEFGLTVDDFPIAPELLTRLDEGDVDLLRDL; encoded by the coding sequence ATGAGCCTGTTGCCGAGCCCCATCCCGCACCCGCTCGACTATTCGCCCTGGGATCTGCCGGGCTGGGTCTACGAGGCCCTCGACTGGGTGATCGGCGTCGAGTGGCCGGAGGGCAACGAGCGCGCGGTCTGGGAGCTGGCCGACCAGTGGTATTCGGTGGCCACCGCACTGGCCGGGCCGCGCGCCGACGCGGTCGCCGCCGCCGGTGAGGTGCGCGGCGGGTACGGCGGCGTCGGGGCGGTCACCGCGGCGTTCGACACCGCCTGGCGTCGGGTCGCCGAGGGCGACGAGGCGCCGCTGCCCGTGCTGCTCGCCGTCAGCACCGAGCTGGGCAGGCTGGTCGAGGAGTGCGGCTGCGACATCGAGGGCGCCAAGCTCGAGGTCTGGATCGAGCTGGGCATCCTGGTGATCGAACTGTTGTCGCTGGCGGTCGCCACCGTGCTCACCGCCGGCGCGGCCTCGCCCGCCGCCGGGGCCGCGATCACCGCCACCCGGCTGATCGTGCAACAGATCTTCAAGCGACTCATGGCGCAGCTGGCCCGCAAGTCGCTCAAGCAAGGGCTCAAGGAGGCCGGCGAGCGAGCGGCGAAGGAGGTCACCAAGGGCGGTGTGCGGGGCATGGGCCGGCGGGTCGCACTCGGCGGCCTCTCCGAGGCGGCTGAGGAGAGCGGGGTCAACCTCGCCACCCAGGCATACCAGAACTCGACCGGCCGACGACACGGGCTGGACCTGACGGAACTGGGCACGACGGCGGTCGGCGGCCTGGCCGGCGGGGCGGTGGCGCCGCTCGCCGGCCTCGGCCGGCACGCCACCGGGCGGGGTGCCCGGATCGGGGAGCACGTCGGTCGCGAGATGACCGGTGAGGTGATGGCCGAACAGGCCGCCAGCCTCGCCACCGGACAGGGGCTGACCTCCGTGGAGGACGCGGCTCGCGCGGCCGTGTCCGGCGCCCGGGGCTCGGCCACCGCCCAGGCCGACGCGGCGCTACAGGCCCGGCTCGACGGTCAGCTCAGCGCCCTGGCCGGAATTTCGCTGCCGTCGACGGCGGGAACTGGCGGGATTTCGGTTCCTCCCGACGCGCCGACGGACGCCGCCTCGGTTGCCGTGCCAGGGGCGGGAGCGGGGTCGACTGCGCACGGCTCAGGGGTATCGGCCGGCGGGACAGGGGAGGGCCACCGGGGTGCCGAGGCGGTGCCGCCGCCCCGGCAGTCGCCAGAGAGCCAGACGGCGTCACCCGAGCCCTCGACGACGCCCACCGTCCGGGTTGGCGACACGACCGAGGGTGTGACTGCCGCCGGGGTCGAACGGGCCAGTGCGACGGTTCCCGTCCCGTCCGCGCTACCGGAACCTGCCACAAGCCCGACGCTCTCCTCGGTCACGACGACGCCCGTGGCTGCCAACGCCGCCGTCTCCACCGGTACCGACGTTCAGACGACCGCCTCCGGAGGCGTCCCGAGCAGTGTCGGCTCCGGAAACGCCGCAGGCGGCGCTGGCGTTCCGGCCGCGCCGGTGGCGGCGTCGGCAGTCGGGGCCGGGGCGACCGTGGGGACCCCGGCGGGCGGGCAGACCCCCGTCACGCACCCCGAGCCGAGAACTGCGGGCGCGTCCGTCCCGGTTGCCGGCCACGCGCCGCCGGTTCCCAGCCCCGAGACCGCCGGACGAGGAGCCGCCGGAGCGGGATCGGCGCATCCACCGCAGGCACCGCCCACCCGACTGCCTCCACTCGACGCGCCAGCACCCACGCCGAACCCGCACGTCCGCTCCGACTCGACGGCGGCCGGCCAAGACGGATCATCCGTTCTCCAGATCAGGACTCCGGAGTGGTACGCGGCCAGGTGGGCGGTCGACCGGGATGCGTTCGAGAGACGACGCTATCGCGGCTACTTCGAGTCGCAACGGGCGTGGTTCGAGGACAAGCGCCGCTTCGACGAGGTCACCCGGCTCAGGGCACGCGCGGAGGAATACGACCAGAGAGCGCGGGATTTCGCGGCCCACGCGTCCTACCTGCGCCAGACAGGTCAGGCGCGCCAGGCTGCCAGGTGGCAGTTGGCGGCGGACGACGAGATGCGGGCGTACGGGGAGTGCCTCGACTACGCGGAAGCGGTGCTGGCCGGCAGCGCCGTGCCGTCAGTGGTGGGCGTCGTCGACCCCGCCGATTTCCGCCGGATCAACGACGACGTCGGCGACCTGGCGCTCGGCGCGGTGGAGACCGGGGACCGTTCGGCGTTGACGGGTGACGACCATCCGCCGCCCGTGGACCGGTCGCGGAGCTACGGCCAGCCCGGAGGTCTGCGTCCGCCGCTCGCACTGCACCAGACCGACATCGAACGGCGGATGCCCCGCGAGCCCGACGGGAGCGTCAAGCGGACCGCCGACCCGCGACTGGGCGGCTGGTTCCGGCTGGTGAACGACGGTGGGCCGGAAGCCGATCCGACCCGCGCCATCAACTGCATCGACTGCACCCTGTCGATGTTCGACACGTGGATGCACGGCCGGCCCCGGGTGGCCGCGCCCCGCACCTTCGACGCCTACCTGGCCGGCGACGTCACGCGCCCCATCAACGGAGAACAGGGCGGCATCGGGCGGGTTGAGGACGTCACCGGGGGGCGCTTCCAGCGACTCTGCCAGCCGACCGACGACGTGCAGGGTGCCGAACGGCAGCGGGCCATCGACGCCGGCTACCGCAACCTGCACGATCAGCTCCGCATCGGCGGCCACGGCAGCTTCGCGTTCATCGTCAACAGTTGGGAGGGCGGCGGGTCGCACATCTGGGTCGCCCTCAACCAGCACGGCACGGTGCTCTACCTCGATCCGCAGACCAGGGTCCTGTCGGATGCGCCTCTCTACCGGCACCGGGGCACCCCGCACCCGTACAACGCGGTCGACACCGAGGTGCTCGTGCTGGGCCCGGACGCACGGCCCATGCCGCTGGGCGGGCTGCGGCGCGGCCGGTTCAGCGAGCGACCGGACCTGCCGGAACACCCGCCTGTCGAGACAGATCAGGGGTACGGCGAGCCGTACCTGAACCGCATGCACCTGCTCGACGGTCCCGGATCAGTAGGTCCCGGTGCCGCCCAGGCGGAGGATGGACCCGATCAGGGCAGGCGAGGAGGGCCTGCTGGTCTTGCTAGCCAACTGTCCTCCGAGGAATTGGCTGCCCTGACCGACCTGCACGCCAAAGCGGCGGCTGCTGCTGACGGGGTTGAGAGTGCGCTTACGCAAGTGGGTAGGCGAGTGACAGACACTCTGCAACTAGACCGCTCGGTAGCTCTACGAGACCGGGAATTCCGGTTGAAGAGCCTTGACTCCCTTGTTCGGAAGTACCTCGACGAAGCGCAAGCTGTGGGGGTTTCAATCGAGGACTTCGCGGCCGAGGTGAACGACGTTCTCAGGTTCACCTTCTCTATGCCCTCTAAAGATCGATATGGGCAAGCTGTGCGGGCTGTAATTGCTGAGTTGATCGAGGCGGGTTATACTGTTCATCCTGAGGCGTGCAAGAATTTCTGGCGCGCCGGAAATCGTTTTTATGGATTTAACTGCACGGTGGTCTCGCCGCAAGGGCAGACGTTCGAGCTTCAACTCCACAGCGATCAGTCGAGGAACGCGTGGCTGTCCACGCATCAATCATACGAGGTGCTTCGCCGTTCCTCGGAGCCGCCGGAGCGGCGCGTCCGAGCTCTTCTCAAGATGCTCGCGACGAACCGCGAGCTTGGTATGCCAGGTCAGGTACCGCGCGACTTGCACGAGGATTTTCCGACCAAGGACAGTACGTTTGCCAAGTGGATACTCGCGAACCGTCGCGTGTGGGGGGATTACTTGCATTGGCTGCGCCGCCAAGGGCGATCGTTCTCCGAGGCGGTCGGGGAGTTTGGCCTGACTGTCGACGATTTCCCGATTGCCCCTGAGTTGCTAACGAGGCTGGACGAGGGCGATGTTGACCTATTACGTGATCTATAG
- a CDS encoding D-alanine--D-alanine ligase family protein, translated as MSAPVRIGILFGGPSAEHEVSCASALGVARALAGGGYRTVAIGVTRTGGLRLVPDVVLAELRDGAGTDRAIDDRLTVTGPPVELRAGRRPGTAVVTAANASGAVHAELDVVFPVLHGPFGEDGVVQGLLESLGVPYVGCGILAAAVGMNKVAMKRALRAEGVPITPHVAFDAQAYRAADDPEKLVVGLRRPLFVKPASMGSSIGISQVAEGDDLAAAIEEALRHDQVVVVEQGVTGRELECAVLGGWRPEASAVGEVRVSGGWFDYRQKYFGDADPMVVPAVLPREVTDRIQELSLRAFAAIGGWGLARVDFLYDEAAGELYVNELNTMPGFTAHSMYPKVWAAVGVGYREIVDRLVRLAFARHAERAATASAATGEPR; from the coding sequence ATGAGTGCGCCGGTTCGGATCGGAATCCTGTTCGGCGGCCCGTCCGCGGAGCACGAAGTGTCCTGCGCTTCGGCCCTCGGGGTGGCCCGGGCACTGGCCGGCGGCGGCTACCGCACGGTCGCCATCGGGGTGACCCGAACCGGGGGCCTGCGGCTGGTGCCGGACGTCGTGCTTGCGGAGTTGCGCGACGGCGCCGGGACGGACCGGGCCATCGACGACCGGCTGACGGTCACCGGGCCGCCGGTCGAGCTGCGGGCGGGCCGCCGGCCCGGAACGGCCGTGGTGACCGCAGCGAACGCGTCCGGCGCGGTGCACGCCGAGCTGGACGTGGTCTTCCCGGTGCTGCACGGCCCGTTCGGCGAGGACGGGGTGGTCCAGGGGCTGCTCGAGTCGCTGGGCGTGCCGTACGTCGGGTGCGGCATCCTCGCCGCCGCGGTTGGCATGAACAAGGTGGCGATGAAGCGGGCACTGCGCGCCGAGGGAGTACCGATCACCCCGCACGTGGCGTTCGACGCGCAGGCCTACCGGGCCGCCGACGACCCGGAGAAGCTGGTGGTGGGGCTGCGGCGGCCGCTGTTCGTCAAGCCGGCCAGCATGGGCTCGTCGATCGGCATCTCCCAAGTGGCCGAGGGCGACGACCTGGCGGCCGCGATCGAGGAGGCGTTGCGCCACGACCAGGTGGTGGTGGTCGAGCAGGGCGTCACCGGCCGGGAACTGGAGTGCGCGGTGCTCGGCGGGTGGCGGCCCGAGGCGTCGGCGGTGGGCGAGGTCCGGGTCTCCGGCGGCTGGTTCGACTACCGGCAGAAGTACTTCGGCGACGCCGACCCGATGGTCGTCCCGGCGGTGCTGCCCAGGGAGGTGACCGACCGGATCCAGGAGCTGTCGCTGCGGGCGTTCGCCGCGATCGGCGGCTGGGGGCTGGCCCGGGTCGACTTCCTCTACGACGAGGCGGCCGGCGAGCTCTACGTCAACGAGCTGAACACCATGCCCGGCTTCACCGCGCACTCGATGTATCCGAAGGTGTGGGCGGCGGTCGGCGTCGGCTACCGGGAGATCGTGGACCGGTTGGTGCGGCTGGCCTTCGCTCGCCACGCTGAACGCGCGGCCACCGCCAGTGCCGCCACCGGGGAGCCGCGATGA
- a CDS encoding M15 family metallopeptidase, giving the protein MILLADPRVAAVPSADDGDPLVDLRDLPELRLDSRAADPAGAYARVRRGVADRLLAAQRALPAGLRLLVVEGYRPYRAQLEIFTGYREELRRAHPDWSPDRLHRETTKFVSPVEVAPHSTGGAVDLTLCTEDGVELDLGTEIDATPEASADACFTDSAAVSATARRHRQIMGAALRGAGLVNYPTEWWHWSYGDRYWALLTGAPHTRYGPV; this is encoded by the coding sequence ATGATCCTGCTCGCCGATCCCCGGGTGGCGGCCGTGCCCAGCGCCGACGACGGCGACCCGCTGGTGGACCTGCGCGACCTGCCGGAGCTGCGGCTGGACTCCCGGGCGGCGGACCCGGCCGGCGCGTACGCCCGGGTGCGGCGGGGGGTCGCGGACCGGCTGTTGGCGGCGCAGCGCGCGCTGCCGGCCGGCCTGCGCCTGCTGGTCGTCGAGGGCTACCGGCCGTACCGGGCCCAGTTGGAGATCTTCACCGGCTACCGGGAGGAACTGCGCCGGGCGCACCCGGACTGGTCGCCGGATCGGCTGCACCGGGAGACCACCAAGTTCGTCTCGCCGGTCGAGGTGGCGCCGCACAGCACCGGCGGGGCGGTAGACCTGACCCTGTGCACCGAGGACGGGGTCGAGCTGGATCTCGGCACCGAGATCGACGCCACCCCGGAGGCCAGTGCCGACGCCTGCTTCACCGACTCGGCGGCCGTCTCGGCGACCGCCCGGCGACACCGGCAGATCATGGGTGCCGCCCTGCGCGGGGCGGGCCTGGTGAACTACCCGACCGAGTGGTGGCACTGGTCCTACGGCGACCGGTACTGGGCGTTGCTGACCGGTGCCCCGCACACCCGTTACGGCCCGGTGTGA
- a CDS encoding SUKH-3 domain-containing protein, protein MIDRQQAEQIAAVWARRDSQRLGHECRPTVDEFDLGYVITSTVPVEARAVPGDLPTTVVDKRTGEVTTWPRVPVEVVEQMYRRSRPEGVAAPRTVDPAGQLLREIHRLPTPGTAAHLTVEGRLFRARGAKGDIELHHHPLVRAYLDDLPTGHLVRGGDRHAELIVVSDVLHDYDQRRAAEGVAPLSMADAKDLLQSARFEVFRVREPGDPHGGPADRPCDSCVDLLVEFNLLPWSDRAFTLPWQPDPQPDPDPGRFPHEVAQALVAAGWRPHFGDEIVAISAIRDVSAVRGRTSTHTGFPAALATLTAFPSLVGARRGPGEQVWISRFDIRPRQVAHSADTLADFASVLGTRLFPIGTERQESILAVDERGRVFALDQAGEWFLGDDIDAALTTLLLGRAPARVRDDGTW, encoded by the coding sequence GTGATCGATCGCCAGCAGGCCGAGCAGATCGCCGCCGTGTGGGCCCGCCGCGACTCGCAGCGCCTGGGTCACGAGTGCAGGCCGACGGTCGACGAGTTCGACCTCGGCTACGTGATCACGTCCACTGTGCCCGTGGAGGCGCGGGCGGTGCCGGGCGATCTGCCGACCACCGTGGTGGACAAGCGGACCGGCGAGGTGACCACCTGGCCGCGCGTGCCGGTCGAGGTCGTCGAGCAGATGTACCGCCGGAGTCGGCCGGAGGGCGTCGCCGCGCCACGCACGGTCGATCCCGCGGGCCAACTGCTCCGCGAGATCCACCGGCTGCCCACCCCCGGCACGGCGGCGCATCTGACCGTCGAGGGCCGGCTGTTCCGCGCGCGGGGAGCCAAGGGCGACATCGAGCTGCACCACCACCCGCTGGTGCGCGCCTATCTGGACGACCTGCCCACCGGGCACCTGGTGCGCGGCGGCGACCGGCACGCCGAGTTGATCGTCGTCTCCGACGTCCTGCACGACTACGACCAGCGTCGCGCCGCCGAGGGCGTCGCCCCGCTCAGCATGGCCGACGCGAAGGATCTTCTCCAGAGCGCGCGGTTCGAGGTCTTCCGCGTGCGCGAGCCGGGGGATCCGCATGGCGGCCCGGCCGACCGTCCGTGCGACTCGTGTGTGGACCTGCTCGTGGAGTTCAACCTGCTGCCCTGGTCCGACCGGGCCTTCACGTTGCCGTGGCAGCCGGATCCGCAGCCGGACCCCGATCCCGGCCGCTTCCCGCACGAGGTTGCGCAGGCGCTCGTCGCGGCCGGCTGGCGACCCCACTTCGGGGACGAGATCGTCGCAATCTCCGCCATCCGGGATGTGAGTGCGGTCCGGGGCAGGACGTCCACCCACACGGGCTTCCCGGCGGCCCTGGCGACGCTCACTGCCTTCCCCAGCCTGGTCGGCGCCCGACGCGGGCCCGGCGAGCAGGTGTGGATCTCGCGGTTCGACATCCGCCCACGTCAGGTCGCCCACAGCGCCGACACCCTGGCCGATTTCGCCAGTGTCCTCGGGACGCGCCTCTTTCCCATCGGCACAGAACGGCAGGAGAGCATCCTCGCCGTCGACGAGCGGGGGCGGGTGTTCGCGTTGGACCAGGCCGGCGAGTGGTTCCTCGGCGACGACATCGACGCCGCCCTGACCACCCTGCTGCTCGGCCGGGCCCCGGCCCGGGTCCGCGACGACGGCACCTGGTGA